GCCGGGCCGGCTTCGAGAAGCGGATGCGCAACGAGATCGAGGCGATCGTGTCCTCGGTGGTCGGCGCCGGCCGCGCCCGGGTCCAGCTCTCGGCCGACTTCGACTACAACAAGATCACCCAGACCTCGGACAAGTTCGATCCCGAGGGCCGGGTGCTGCGCTCGAGCCAGACCCGGGAAGAGTCCTCCGCCAGCGCCGGCGACAACGGCCAGGTCACCGTCAACAACGAGCTGCCGGGCAACCAGAACAAGGACAATGCGGCGGTCGCGCGCGACCAGAGCAAGAAGAGCGAGGAAACCAACAATTACGAGATTTCCCGCACCACCAAGACCGAAGTGACCGAGGTCGGACGGGTCAATCGCATTTCGGTCGCCGTGCTGGTCGACGGCGCCTACGTCAAGAACGAAAAAGGCGAAATGGTCTACCAGGACCGCAGCAAGGAGCAGCTCGACCGCATCGCAGCACTGGTCCGTTCGGCGATCGGCTTCGACCAGAAGCGCGGCGACCAGGTCGAGGTGGTGAACCTCAAATTCGCCGAACCGCCCGTCGTCCCGCCCGTCGTCGAGCCGACCGGACTGCTCGGCATGCTGCAGTTCACCAAGGACGACGTGATGTACGTCATCGAGCTCGGCGTCATGATGCTGCTCGGCCTGGTGGTGCTGTTCATGGTGATCCGGCCGCTGGTCAAGCGCATCCTGGCTTCCGAAGTGGTCCCCGGCCTGACCGGCGACGGTTCGGTGCCGGCGCTGACCGACGGCAGCGCGCCGGCCGAAGGCGCGCCCGGCCAGAGCCTCGTTCCCAGCCCCAACGCCACCGCGACGCTGATCGACGTCGCCCAGGTCCAGGGCCAGGTCCACGCCCAATCGGTGCACCGGGTCGGCGAACTGGCCGAACGCAACCCCAACGAAACCGCCACCATCGTCCGCCAATGGCTTACGGAGCCCGCGACCTGACATGTCCGTACCGCAAACCACCAACGCCAACGATATCACCAGCGTCGTCGCCGCGCTGGCCAGCCGTCAGGCCAATCGCCCGAAGAGCAAGCCGCTGAGCGGGCCGAAGCGCGCCGCCATCCTGATGCTGGCACTGGGCGAACAGTATGGCGGCAAGGTGTGGTCGCTGCTCGATGACAATGAAGTGCGCGAATTGTCGATGCACATGTCGACGCTCGGCACCGTCGAGGCCGACATCGTGGAAGATCTGCTGCTCGAATTCGTCTCGCGGATGTCGGCGTCCGGCGCGCTGATGGGAACCTTCGACGCCACCGAACGGCTGCTGCAGCAATACCTGCCCGCCGAGCGCGTCACCGGTATCATGGATGAAATCCGCGGCCCCGCCGGCCGCAACATGTGGGAGAAGCTCTCCAACGTGCAGGAAGAGGTGCTCGCCAACTATCTGAAGAACGAATATCCGCAGACCATCGCCGTGGTGCTGTCGAAGCTGAAGCCGGAACACGCTGCGCGCGTGCTCGCGATCCTGCCCGAAGACATGGCGCTCGACGTGATCGGCCGGATGCTGAAAATGGAGGCGGTGCAGAAGGAAGTGATCGAGCGCGTCGAACAGACGCTGCGCACCGAGTTCATGTCGAACCTGTCGCAGACCAGGCGCCGCGACGCCCACGAGGTGATGGCCGAGATCTTCAACAATTTCGACCGCCAGACCGAAACCCGCTTCATCACCTCGCTGGAGGAGGACAACCGCGAGTCGGCCGAACGCATCAAGGCGCTGATGTTCACCTTCGACGACCTGGTCAAGCTCGACTCCGCTTCCGCGCAGACCCTGATGCGCCACGTCGACAAGGACAAGCTCGGCGTCGCGCTGAAGAGCGCCAACGAGGACGTCCGCGGCTTCTTCCTCGGCAACATGTCTTCCCGCGCGGGAAAGATGCTGTTGGATGACATGACGGCGCTGGGACCGGTACGGTTGCGCGACGTCGACGAGGCGCAGGCGCTGCTCGTCAACCTGGCCAAGGACCTCGCCGCCAAGGGTGAAATCATGCTGACCAAGAACCGCGCCGACGACGAGCTGGTGTACTGATGGCCGCGCCCGCAAAATTCCTGTTCGACATGGACTTCTCCGCGCCGGACAAGGCGCGCGAGCGGCCGGCCACGTCGGCCGAAATCGCCCAGAAGATTGCGGCCGCCGAGGCCCGCGCCTATCGCGACGGATTCGACGCGGGTCAGCGCGAGGCCAAGGCGGAAAGCGACCGCCGCACCGCGCTGGCGCTCGAGGAGATCGGCATCGGCGTTCAGGGTATCGCGACGCGCTTTTCCGGCATCGAAACCCGGATGGAAACCGAGGCCGTCGACGTCGCGGTCGCGGTGGCGCGCAAGTTGTGCACCGAGCTGATCGCCGGCGAGCCGCTCGGCGAGATCATGGGGCTGGTCAGCGACTGCTTCTCGCATCTGGTCTCGACGCCGCATCTGGTGGTCCGGATCAACGATTCGCTCTACGAGGCCGCACGCGAGCGGATCGAACGGCTGGCGAAGCAAAGCGGCTTCGAAGGCCGTCTCGTCATCCTGGCCGAGCCGGGAATTGAGACCGGCGATTGCAAGATCGAATGGGCCGACGGCGGCGTGGTGCTGGAGCGTGCGGCGATCGAAGCCAAAGTCAACGAACTTGTCGGGCGCTACATCGCGTCCCGCGACCAGGCCGGAAATCCGGCCACGAGGATTGAACCATGAGTGACACCGACGCACAGGTCCCGCTTCCCGATCTCAACGCCGCAGACGCGCCGGCGATCGGTGACATTGCCTATAGCGAGGACGAACAGGCATCCCGCATCGCCGCCGACCTGGAGGCGGTGTTCGACGTCCCGGTGCAGGTCTCGGCCGTGCTCGGCCGCTCCAAGATGGACGTCGGCGAACTCCTGAAGCTCGGGCCCGGCACCGTCCTCGAACTCGACCGCCGCGTCGGCGAAGCCATCGACATCTATGTCAACAACCGCCTGGTGGCGCGCGGCGAAGTGGTTCTGGTGGAAGACAAGCTCGGCGTGACCATGACGGAAATCATCAAGGCGGAACGCACCTGACGGGGCGCGCTCTCAACGAGACGGCGCATAAACGGCGCGAGCAGACGAACAGGAGAATATCATGCGGCTTCTCATCGTTGGCACCTTGAAGGGCCAACTCACGACAGCCACCAAGATCGCCATGGAAAACGGGGCGTCCGTGACGCACGCCGAGGGCAACGAACAGGCGATGGCCGTGCTGCGCGGCGGCAAGGGCGCCGACCTCCTGCTGGTCGACGTCGCCCTCGACATCCGCGATCTGGTGATGCGGCTGGAAGCCGAACACATCCACGTGCCGATCGTCGCCTGCGGCATCTCCAACGACGCCCGCGCCGCGGTGGCGGCGATCCATGCCGGCGCCAAGGAATACATCCCGCTGCCGCCCGATCCGGAACTGATCGCCGCAGTGCTCGCCGCGGTCGCCAATGATTCACGCGACCTGGTCTATCGCGACGAGGCGATGGCCAAGGTGATCCGGCTGGCGCAGCAGATCGCGGGCTCCGACGCCTCGGTGATGATCACCGGCGAATCCGGCACCGGCAAGGAAGTGCTGGCGCGCTACGTCCACACCCGCTCCCACCGCGCCAAGCGGCCGTTCATCTCGATCAATTGCGCGGCGATCCCCGAGCACCTGCTGGAATCCGAACTGTTCGGCCACGAGAAGGGCGCATTCACCGGCGCCGTGGCGCGGCGGATCGGCAAGTTCGAGGAAGCCACCGGCGGCACCCTGCTGCTCGACGAAATCTCGGAAATGGACGTGCGGCTGCAATCCAAGCTCTTGCGCGCCATCCAGGAGCGCGTGATCGATCGCGTCGGCGGCACCAAGCCGGTGCCGGTCGATATCCGCATCATCGCGACCTCGAACCGCAACCTGGCCGACGCCGTGCGCGAAGGCTCCTTCCGCGAGGACCTGTTGTTCCGGCTCAACGTCGTCAACCTGAAGATTCCGCCGTTGCGCGAACGCCCGGCGGACATTCTCGAACTGGCGCAGCACTTCGCCAAGAAATATGCCGACGCCAACGGCGTGCCGCTGCGCCCGATTTCGGCCGAGGCGCGGCGGGTGCTGACG
The genomic region above belongs to Bradyrhizobium sediminis and contains:
- the fliF gene encoding flagellar basal-body MS-ring/collar protein FliF, which translates into the protein MQGLVAFLRGLGASRLMAMIAVTTALIAFFGFVIMRVTTPQMTTLFTDLSAEDSSGIIKDLERQAIPFEIRNEGAVIMVPKDKVTRLRMKLAEGGLPKGGGIGYEIFDKSDALGTTSFVQNINHLRALEGELARTIRAIDRIQAARVHLVLPERPLFSRETPEPSASIVVRVRGSLEPQQIRAVRHVVASAVNGLKPQRVSIVDEAGRLLADGATNDADNAIGDERRAGFEKRMRNEIEAIVSSVVGAGRARVQLSADFDYNKITQTSDKFDPEGRVLRSSQTREESSASAGDNGQVTVNNELPGNQNKDNAAVARDQSKKSEETNNYEISRTTKTEVTEVGRVNRISVAVLVDGAYVKNEKGEMVYQDRSKEQLDRIAALVRSAIGFDQKRGDQVEVVNLKFAEPPVVPPVVEPTGLLGMLQFTKDDVMYVIELGVMMLLGLVVLFMVIRPLVKRILASEVVPGLTGDGSVPALTDGSAPAEGAPGQSLVPSPNATATLIDVAQVQGQVHAQSVHRVGELAERNPNETATIVRQWLTEPAT
- the fliG gene encoding flagellar motor switch protein FliG, with the protein product MSVPQTTNANDITSVVAALASRQANRPKSKPLSGPKRAAILMLALGEQYGGKVWSLLDDNEVRELSMHMSTLGTVEADIVEDLLLEFVSRMSASGALMGTFDATERLLQQYLPAERVTGIMDEIRGPAGRNMWEKLSNVQEEVLANYLKNEYPQTIAVVLSKLKPEHAARVLAILPEDMALDVIGRMLKMEAVQKEVIERVEQTLRTEFMSNLSQTRRRDAHEVMAEIFNNFDRQTETRFITSLEEDNRESAERIKALMFTFDDLVKLDSASAQTLMRHVDKDKLGVALKSANEDVRGFFLGNMSSRAGKMLLDDMTALGPVRLRDVDEAQALLVNLAKDLAAKGEIMLTKNRADDELVY
- the fliH gene encoding FliH/SctL family protein (binds to and inhibits the function of flagella specific ATPase FliI), coding for MAAPAKFLFDMDFSAPDKARERPATSAEIAQKIAAAEARAYRDGFDAGQREAKAESDRRTALALEEIGIGVQGIATRFSGIETRMETEAVDVAVAVARKLCTELIAGEPLGEIMGLVSDCFSHLVSTPHLVVRINDSLYEAARERIERLAKQSGFEGRLVILAEPGIETGDCKIEWADGGVVLERAAIEAKVNELVGRYIASRDQAGNPATRIEP
- the fliN gene encoding flagellar motor switch protein FliN, with product MSDTDAQVPLPDLNAADAPAIGDIAYSEDEQASRIAADLEAVFDVPVQVSAVLGRSKMDVGELLKLGPGTVLELDRRVGEAIDIYVNNRLVARGEVVLVEDKLGVTMTEIIKAERT
- the flbD gene encoding sigma-54-dependent transcriptional regulator FlbD produces the protein MRLLIVGTLKGQLTTATKIAMENGASVTHAEGNEQAMAVLRGGKGADLLLVDVALDIRDLVMRLEAEHIHVPIVACGISNDARAAVAAIHAGAKEYIPLPPDPELIAAVLAAVANDSRDLVYRDEAMAKVIRLAQQIAGSDASVMITGESGTGKEVLARYVHTRSHRAKRPFISINCAAIPEHLLESELFGHEKGAFTGAVARRIGKFEEATGGTLLLDEISEMDVRLQSKLLRAIQERVIDRVGGTKPVPVDIRIIATSNRNLADAVREGSFREDLLFRLNVVNLKIPPLRERPADILELAQHFAKKYADANGVPLRPISAEARRVLTSNRWQGNVRELENTMHRSVLMAQGDEIGVEAILTPDGDRLDLARTPPAVAHATFAAEQVTRALVGRTVADVERDLILETLKHCLGNRTHAANILGISIRTLRNKLNEYADGGLPITPAGAGATDYHRVAAGA